The DNA segment TGTCGAGGTGAAGTTCGCCCATGCCCTTCATGATCGTCTGGCCCGACTCGAGGTCGGTCTCGACGCGGAAGGACGGGTCTTCGGCGGCAAGCCGCTGCAGGCCCTGGCTCATCTTCTCCTGGTCGGCCTTGGTCTTGGGCTCGACCGCGATCTCGATCACCGGATCGGGGAAGGTCATCGTCTCGAGGACGACCGGATCGGCCTTGTCGCAGAGCGTGTCACCGGTGGTGGTCTCTTTAAGACCGGCCAGCGCGATGATGTCGCCTGCAAAGGCTTCCTCGATCTCCTCGCGGTTGTTCGAGTGCATCATCATCATGCGGCCGATGCGCTCGTTGCGACCCTTGGTCGAGTTGAGGATCGAGTCGCCCTTGCGGAGCTGGCCCGAGTAGATCCGGGTGAAGGTCAGCGAGCCGACGAAGGGGTCGTTCATGATCTTGAACGCCAGGCCGGCGAAGGGCATCTTGTCGTCCGCGCGACGCGGGATGTTGCGCTCTTCGGACTCGTCGCCAGGCTTGAAGCCCATGTAATCGACCACGTCGAGCGGGCTCGGCAGGTAGTCGACAACGGCGTTCAGCAGCGGCTGCACACCCTTGTTCTTGAACGCGGAGCCGCCGAGGACCGGAAC comes from the bacterium genome and includes:
- a CDS encoding EF-Tu/IF-2/RF-3 family GTPase, whose amino-acid sequence is VDLVTMEEWVWQGEDLGASWVRQPIRDDLKDLADEWRSVLVENAVEMDDAAMEAYLEGEEPDVPTLRKLIRKGCLSMTFVPVLGGSAFKNKGVQPLLNAVVDYLPSPLDVVDYMGFKPGDESEERNIPRRADDKMPFAGLAFKIMNDPFVGSLTFTRIYSGQLRKGDSILNSTKGRNERIGRMMMMHSNNREEIEEAFAGDIIALAGLKETTTGDTLCDKADPVVLETMTFPDPVIEIAVEPKTKADQEKMSQGLQRLAAEDPSFRVETDLESGQTIMKGMGELHLDILVDRLKREFKVEANIGAPQVAYRETISQKIEHTYTHKKQSGGSGQFAEVKLEIAPTEPGEG